The genomic window GCTTTATCTTCCATCCGCCAATGCTGTATATGGGCTATGTTGGCTTTGCTGTTATTTTTGCATTCAGTATTGCGGCATTGCTAAGTGGCCGGTTAGATAGCGCCTGGGCAAGATGGTGTAGGCCTTGGGGTAATTTGGCGTGGTGCTTTTTAACGCTGGGTTTAACACTTGGAAGTTGGTGGGCGTACTACGAGCTAGGTTGGGGTGGCTGGTGGTTCTGGGACCCAGTTGAAAACGCAGCCTTTATGCCTTGGTTGGTGGGTACCGCATTTATCCATAATTTGGCGGTGTCGGAAAAGCGTGGGTTATTTAAAAACTGGACCCTATTTTTAGCTATTTTTGGCTTCTCGCTGAGCTTGTTGGGCACGTTACTAGTGCGCTCGGGCTTGCTTACATCCGTTCATGCTTTTGCCAGTGATCCGTCGCGCGGGGTATTTATTGGGGCATTCTTATTTATTGTGATTCTTGCCTCGCTCATACTATTTGCTATGCGGGCGCCTCTGGTTAAATCAAAAACAGGTTTTGCGCTGCTATCGCGCGATGCGTTTTTATTGCTAAACAGTGTGGTGTTTATTGTTTCTGCTTCCATTGTATTGCTAGGCACACTTTACCCTGTAGTGTTGTTGCTACTTGGGTTGGGCGCTGTGTCGGTGGGCGAGCCATACTTTAATATCTTTTTCTCTATATTAATGAGCATTGCCGCCATAGCTACCGGTATTGGCATGGTGCTTAATTGGAAAAAGACCGAAGCTAAAAGAATGCGTGACTGGGTTAAGTCGCCCGCGTTGTATGCGCTTTGGTTGGGTACCGCATTGCCGGGCATGATAGCCGATGAATATTCTTGGGCTGCGGCGGTTTCTATTGCGCTTGGCAGCTGGGTTATTTTGTCTTGTTTGTTCGATCTAGTACGTAAAACCCGCAATGCTGCGAGTGTGTGGATTGGAATGGGCAAGCTAACGGCTACGTACTACGGCATGATTGTGGCGCATATTGGCTTTGGTATATGCCTATTGGGTGTGTGTTTAGATACCATTTACGATGATCAGCGTGATCTACGGTTAGAGCTAGGTAAGCCCGCGTTTGCTGGCCACTTAGAGTATGAGCTTGTTGATGTAAGCCGCGTAAGAGGGCCAAACTATAATGGCGAGCGAGCCGAAGTTATAGTGCGCAAAGACGGCGAGACAATAAGCATTCTGCACCCAGAAAAGCGCGCTTATTTTTCTGGTGGCAATATAATGAGTGAAGTGGCTATCGACCCTGGCTTTTTTTACGATATTTATATTGCGCTGGGGGAAAAGCTAGACAATACCTCGTGGAGTATGCGTATTCACTACAAACCGGTAGTGCGTTGGATATGGTTTGGCGCAGTGTTTATGGCGCTGGGTGGCCTTATAGCTATTACAGATAAACGCTACAAGCGCAAAAAAACTGTTGCTGTAAAAAATGCAGTGGGTGAAGACGCAAAAGCTGGCGATGCCGATGCGAAGCCCATACTTGCCACTGCCAAACAACAACCCGAGTAAGGTGCCAAATTAGAATGGAGCGTTTAAAGCTTTTTATCCCTGTTTTTGTGTTTGCTTTTTTGGCCGTGGTGCTTATGTATGCGCTTATTCGTGGCGATACCGGTCATGTGGAGTCGGCGCTGCTGGATAAACCTGTACCTGAATTTACTATGCCCTCACTGTTTGACGAAAAGCCAGCTGTGTCGGGCGAGGAAATTAAAGGTAAGCCCTACTTGCTAAACCTTTGGGGAACATGGTGTGCGCCGTGTAAGAAAGAGCATCCAGAGTTGGTGGCACTATCTAAAAAAGGCGTTCGTATTATTGGTGTTAACCATAAGGACGATAAAGAGCTCGCGTTAAAGTGGCTTGAAGAGCACCAAGACCCGTACGAAGCAGTTATCTTCGATGATACCGGTCGTTTTGGCTTAGATTTAGGTATTACGGGGCTACCAGAAACATTTTTTGTGGATGCTGACGGCGTTATTCGCTATAAGCATACCGGACCAATATCTGAATACATTTGGAACACTAAACTTGCCAGTCAATGGCAGGCGCTACAGGCGCCGGCGGCTAACTAGTTTTAGCCGCCCACAAACTTTAGGAAACTCTGAATAACCTCAATTACTTTTTGCGAGGGCAAAAACGTTCAGCCGCAAGGCGTTCTTCGCTGCTAATGGGCTTAGCTCTTAGCAAGAACGGTAACGAAGCGGTTGGGGTTACTCATAGGTTCCTTTATATCAGCATAATTTCATTTTAAGAGAGTAACTGTGAATTCAGCGCTAAAACCTGAATGGTCTGCTGTGCGTGCAATTGTCATTGCGTGGCCCTATGAAGATAGTGATTGGCAAGATAATTATGCGCAGGCAGAGCAATGTTATTGGGCCATGTTGATTGCATTTTCTACCTATAGTGACGTATGGGTGTTGCTGCATTCATCAATAAGCAAGGCGCAGTGGCTGGAAGATTTAGACAAAGAGTTCGGGCGTTCTGCAGCTAACGCGCGTCGCTGTGCGGTATCTGTTATTGATAGCATAGATTACGACGATACGTGGATTAGAGATTACGGCCCGTTAACAACCCATTCCGATTATGTTTCTTTTTGCTTTAACGGCTGGGGGGGAAAGTACCCCGCGGCGCTAGATACCTTGGTGGGTAAAAAGTTACAGCCTTGGCTTGGTGACGTAGTGCGCGAAAGCGAATACTTTTTTGAGGGCGGCGCCTTAGAAATTAACGATAGCGGTGTATTACTCGCCAATAAAGACTGCGTAATAGACACCCATAGAAACCCGGGCCTTAATCAGGCGGCGGTTGAAGCGATACTCGCAAAAGAGTTGGGCGTAAAGGCTTTCGCTTGGCTTGAGGGTATTCAGCTGACGGGTGACGATACCGATGGCCATATCGACACCATTGCTAGATACGTTGCAAACGACTCTGTGGTGTATTCTGGTCCTAATCCAAGCCACCCAGATGCGGCTGCTTTACTGGCGTTAAAGTCGCAAATTAGTGCGTTGGCTGCAGTGCACAACTGGCAATTGGCAGAGCTACCTACGCCAATTGTGTATAGTCAGGTGGAGGAAGGGCAGCTGTTGCCGGCCACTTACGCCAACTTTTTAATATGTAACGATGTGGCTTTTGTGCCCGTTTACGGGGTGAGCGAAGATCAAATTGCGGTCGACGTGCTAACGACAGCAATGCCAAACAAAACAATTGTAACGGTGCGCTGTGAAGCATTGTTAGAGCAGCATGGCAGCTTACA from Saccharophagus degradans 2-40 includes these protein-coding regions:
- a CDS encoding heme lyase CcmF/NrfE family subunit; translated protein: MLPEYGHLALIMALLLSLCLSIIPMAGSYNGKLVWMASARSLSTGMFVFVAISIVLLGVSFYQDDFTVAYVANHSNSLLPVVYKICAVWGGHEGSMLLWVLMLAGWTLAVTIFSRELPLDFQARVLSVLGMVSFGFILFILLTSNPFDRILPLPPVDGADLNPFLQDPGFIFHPPMLYMGYVGFAVIFAFSIAALLSGRLDSAWARWCRPWGNLAWCFLTLGLTLGSWWAYYELGWGGWWFWDPVENAAFMPWLVGTAFIHNLAVSEKRGLFKNWTLFLAIFGFSLSLLGTLLVRSGLLTSVHAFASDPSRGVFIGAFLFIVILASLILFAMRAPLVKSKTGFALLSRDAFLLLNSVVFIVSASIVLLGTLYPVVLLLLGLGAVSVGEPYFNIFFSILMSIAAIATGIGMVLNWKKTEAKRMRDWVKSPALYALWLGTALPGMIADEYSWAAAVSIALGSWVILSCLFDLVRKTRNAASVWIGMGKLTATYYGMIVAHIGFGICLLGVCLDTIYDDQRDLRLELGKPAFAGHLEYELVDVSRVRGPNYNGERAEVIVRKDGETISILHPEKRAYFSGGNIMSEVAIDPGFFYDIYIALGEKLDNTSWSMRIHYKPVVRWIWFGAVFMALGGLIAITDKRYKRKKTVAVKNAVGEDAKAGDADAKPILATAKQQPE
- a CDS encoding DsbE family thiol:disulfide interchange protein; this encodes MERLKLFIPVFVFAFLAVVLMYALIRGDTGHVESALLDKPVPEFTMPSLFDEKPAVSGEEIKGKPYLLNLWGTWCAPCKKEHPELVALSKKGVRIIGVNHKDDKELALKWLEEHQDPYEAVIFDDTGRFGLDLGITGLPETFFVDADGVIRYKHTGPISEYIWNTKLASQWQALQAPAAN
- a CDS encoding agmatine deiminase family protein, with the protein product MNSALKPEWSAVRAIVIAWPYEDSDWQDNYAQAEQCYWAMLIAFSTYSDVWVLLHSSISKAQWLEDLDKEFGRSAANARRCAVSVIDSIDYDDTWIRDYGPLTTHSDYVSFCFNGWGGKYPAALDTLVGKKLQPWLGDVVRESEYFFEGGALEINDSGVLLANKDCVIDTHRNPGLNQAAVEAILAKELGVKAFAWLEGIQLTGDDTDGHIDTIARYVANDSVVYSGPNPSHPDAAALLALKSQISALAAVHNWQLAELPTPIVYSQVEEGQLLPATYANFLICNDVAFVPVYGVSEDQIAVDVLTTAMPNKTIVTVRCEALLEQHGSLHCATMQIGAI